Genomic segment of Perca flavescens isolate YP-PL-M2 chromosome 7, PFLA_1.0, whole genome shotgun sequence:
gagCATTTCTGCACAAAGAGTGCTTTCACTTTAAGTACTTCaattatattttgatgctaactcATGCACTTTTAATCTAGTAATATTTTTTTGAGTATTCCCACACCGTGTTATCTCTGTTTTTACTTAAGCAAAAGAAGTGAGTACTTTTTCCATCCACAAATCTCATATCTCTGCTCATATTGTTTCAAATTTGGAGGAAAATGTTCATGTATCAGGACAAATGTTACTTAATGGTGCCTTGGGAAGTGGACTAGATCAGAATCAGCATCACTAAATGCACCTTATGCATGTGCATGGTGCataaaatgcacataaaaaaatgacgTAATTTGCCACACGTTCCTCACTGGTACAAAGAGTATTCTgcatgttttgttatgttttaaaTCAAGAAGTCTGTGTgaaacaacaattttttttaagttgtttttaatgcaAGATGGGCAACCATCATGTTGTTTAAGGTCAGGCACTTGCATCTCAGACTGgacaagacttttttttttttaagtaacctGTGAGCTGCCTTTGTAAAATTTTAAATACACTACAATCATGTTCTTAGCATGTCAAAGAAACTGCACTTGATACTGAAACAAAACACCTACAAGAGCTTTAACATTGCAATTTCTTCGGCTAGGCTCCTCCGTTATTACTCCGACATTACTATCACAATCTTTGTTGTTGCACAGTAAATCAACAGCACAAAGGAAATGTTACTTTGTACAGTAGATGTCTCTGAGGAGGCTGTTTGAGCCATTTGCTTATCTTCATTATATAATAACAGAATGTGAATTAGCTGTCAATGGTGTAGGTGATAAGCTGCTGAGGGGGGAAATTAAGCTTCTACAGCTCTCACAGCACAGGAGGGTTGAGTTATATTTACAATGGCTGTAAATCACCCCATATGGTCAAGGCGCTGTAACAGGGCTCCACACAATGGCCACATAAACACCTCAGCATAATTACACaagcatgtaaacacacacacacacacacacacacacacacacacaaacagagcatACCACTGAAAATGGTGCACACATATTACATAATTAATACCCTTAACAGTCAGTAGCCTACATCCATTTGTCCACTTAGAAACCCCCGATGGGAATACAGTGTGCCTTTAAAACACTAAActataaataaacacatagacATGCTTACTTTAGTCACGCATggacttttacacacacacacacacacacacacacacacacacacacacacacacacacacacacacataatatttatatataaagacCGGTTGTTATTGCATTCATGTGCAGCATGGCAGCCGTACATACCTCACTTTGTGGTCCTCTGctgtctctttctatctgtTCTTcagctctcctcctctcttttcatcccttgttctctctatcacacacacatacacacagagcagTGTGTTTGAATCTGACAGATTTCTCTCAGCTCAGTGccctcctccttccctctctctctctctttctctctctctctctctctctcatttctcagacacacacacacacacactcaaaaacagCCCTCCCTCATTTCTTTCTTCCCTCTCCTGCCAAATATGCCAAATAACCCTcccttctctcgctctctcgccAAGCCAgagttgcctctctcctcccattccctccctctctccctctctgccttGTGAAGCCTCGCGAAAGCCACAACCcaagccacgccccctgctctctcctctcctctgggcGGCTATAAATACCGCTGCTGCTATGAATATACTGCCTTTCTCCCTCAGCATCCCTCGCTGCCGctctcccccaccccccatccatccatccatccatccatccctcgcCTGCACTGCCCTCCCTCGCTCCAGCCCTCCATCCCTCCAGCCCTCCATCCTTTTCTCTCTCGAAATGTTTTTCCAATGACCTTGTTTTATTCGAATCTCACAACGCCATTGCAGGACAGCATCCTCTCCCGTCGCACGTGCAAGATGCCACCGTTtccatgcacgcacacatgcacgcttCAAGAAGGCATGTCCTCAAGCAGCTTGattcacgcacgcacacacacacacacacacacacaaaaaacagactTTCATAAACACAACCATAGACAGCAGTGTTTCGTACTATCTGTCTCCTGTGCTTCCTGTCTGTTGCGCCGGATGTGGTGCATTTTTTCCTTCCGACAGCTGAGAAAAACCCACTCTGATTGAGAGACACGTATGGACAGCAGATCACACTCACTCCTTCACTAATGAATCCGACTCACAGCACTAACTCCATCAACACCTGCGCAAAGATGAGTCAATAATGGGTGCTCCTGTCCTCGTAAAATGCAAAGAGTCCAAATCTATTGTATAAAAAGCTGAATAAAAGATGAGTGAATGAGCGTGTTGCTCTCAGCATCCTCCATCCCGCCACTCTCATCTTTTAGGTAcattatgtatccaatttatcaGATATTGAGGGCGATTTATCACACAAGACGCGCTGTAGTAATGAACATTGTCTCAAGGTTTTGTTGTATTCTCTCGACATGTATTTCTGCACTATACAGTAATACGTGCAATATCTCCAACATGTCAGGTTGATTCacctgcaaaaacaaacagcagataGATTCACATTGTGCACTTAAGAGTAGGTATCATGAACATTAGGCAGAATGATGTCTCTGCTCTTGCTCACTGCCTGCAAGACTGCCTGGGAATGAGGTTACCAACATCTGGTGCAGGCGCGTTATGCGCACCGAGGGTACACTTAAACAGAATCAAATCTTCCGCTGTAGGCTATATAGTATGTCACGGACGTAATTAATCCTTGGATTGCACCGGCGCCGCCGCAATAACTCCATAAATGAAACCACAGAAGCTGTGAGCAGCACAAAGACGACAAAGAATTTCACCTGATTGAAAAAGAGGGTATTTTTCCGCTTCCCTTTTGATCTTGGTAGTTGTAGACTAGCACAGGGTGCCTACGCATTATCATATAAGGTAGCACAGCCGTGTGTCACGTCTCAATATGTTTCGGTTTACTTTCTATTGTCATACGTTGCCTTTTTTGGCTGCTATTTTGTACGCGCTGTCACTAGCTTACAATGCGTCTAGATTCCTGATAGAATAAttaaaatcatcatcatcataacattaaaatacaaaaaggtTTGATGAAGGCGTGTTGATTACCATTTTTACATCATATAATtagattttattgtatttttctgcTAGAAATGAACACATCAGAAGTagaatgacagaaaaaaagttggaatatcATAGACAGTTAAATGATTTTATTCGTATTAATAATGAAGCAGTTGATAATATTTTCTCCTAAACAGTTTGATGCATGAGGCAATTATGAGTCACCAGCTcagaatctgtgtgtgtgtgtgtgtgtgtgtgtgtttaggattAAGTGTGTGAGTGAAGGATTGTGTTGAACGTTGCCGATAGGCAaactgtatctgtgtatgtgctggagaggatgtgcTGGTGCAGATGTGTTTCAAAACCGTTTCCTCTTTTCCTCCGTTAGCGCAAAGGCCACTTGCAGGTCctctgcggtgtgtgtgtgtatcttcaGAGAGTGTGTGAGGGCTTTATGCAACTCCTCAGGGGCAACCAGGTTGAGACGCAGCAGAGAGTCGGCCAGCTGCAAGCGAGCATTACCGATGAACGAGTGCGACAGGAAAGCCGCGAGGCCTCCCCCACCTTTCGTAGTGTACAGAGGGACTCTGACCATTCCTAGaacctggagagagagagagagagagagagagagagagagagagagagagagagagagacacataagTATACCAGTCTTCACTGCCTACACTAACACCAAAAAGCAGGGGAAGAGAAAGATAGAAGATAAAAGTATGACAAAGCTAGCAGTTAAATATGTCTTCATCTGCCACAATGTAAGGCAAAATAAGCAGAGAATttaacattttatgtttttattattattttgttttttatttatcataccTTTAGAGGGACATGCacagtatttgtttattatctgCCATTATATCCTAATTATCctgtttacttttattattatatatgtatttaccccttgttgtctgtttgtttgttcctatgctttggcaacacatatgtattgattttgtcatgccaataagGAAAATTGAAATTtgagagagcacacacacacacacacacacacacacacacacacacacacacacacacacacacacacacacacacacacacacacacacacacacacacacacacacacacacacacacacacacacacacacacacacacacacacacacacacacacacacacacacacacacacacacacacctcctgtcCATGATCTGTTGCAGTGGATGCAGCCGCTCTCTCCACCTCCCTAATCTgctcctcctccatcttcttCACGTAGAAGTGAGTGATAAGACGAGAGgacggggaggaggaggagtgtgaGGAAGCAGGGGCATAGCAAGAGTCCGCATGATCTTCCACCGATATAGGAAGAGCTACACCCAGCTCCTCCAACAACTCCCTGCTAAGCCCCGCCTCCAGGGTCTCCTCCAATGGTTTGACGAACCTTAAGTGTGGGAGgcggggtcaaaggtcaggatcACATAAAGTAGATAAACCGTTTCAGCCATACTGCTCTCCTGAGACTCCTTAGTGCAGAAGTAAATAAATCAAGCTGATTGAGAAGCCCAGACAATCCTCGCTGGATCTCGATAGCGGTGCCAAATTAAAGGCGAGTGAGAATGGCCACATTCTGAAACGtctcacacaaaaacaaatcagatAAAGCCTTCAATTTAGGAGTAAATACAACCATACGAAGAGTTGAGCCCATGTCGTAAACAGGTGCTTTTGTTATATGTACTAATTTACTCCCTGTagagagtaattagttacacTACTCCTTACATTATTTGCGCCATTATTGTGCCTTCATAAACCTGCCTAGTACAAATATAGTTTGCCTCAAAATaatatatcaataaataaaataatataagacTGGCCTTCCTAACATCATGAGATGCAGATTGATCTCATGAAAtagcgtatgtatgacacgccaattcatatgccattattggcgtgttatcaagatgcatactcGTTTTTTAGCGTGTtcatcaacgccgtttggcctccattgacttacattaccttgcgattgcgtgtgaattgacgccgtagcggGGAGCATGAAGGGGATGGGTAAAAAACAAGACTCTCACCCATGAGAGCGGGGATCGCGTCCTGCGTGTGAAGTTTCTTTTCGAAGTTTGTTCTTTTCCCAAACCCAACcggttgttcttttcctaaacccaacccgcgtgtgacgtttcctaaccgtagcctcgcgataacacgtagcctcgcgataacaggtagcctcgcgataacacgtagcctcgcgataacacgtagcctcgcgataacacgccacgtggctttagaaagcggacgttgcagactgccgtgacatacacgcggatagctgaaaacgcgtacagataacacgccacttggctttttggaaagtggcgtgtatgtctacgcagtcatgatatcacgttgtgagatgaaagaaaaaaatgtgtttaattgaCGTATGAACTGCATGTAACGGGCCACACACACTCAAGCAAACTCACTTGAGTTGCTCTTCACCAAACCATGGTTTTATAGTAGACTATTCCTGCTTATTTGTTTATCACTAAAGCGGTGGTCatacctcataaggaggagtcTCTCAAATTGTTTGTCAGACAATCTGTTTCAGTCAGCACAAGACTGCTCAGGCCGAAGAGCCTCTGTAGACGCCATCGCTGTGTTGAATTTTACGGATATGATCCTTATTGTATGTAAAGCAAGGAACAACATCAATGTTTGATGAGTAACTGTAATGTGATTACTGAACGTAAGAACGTTACTGCGTAAGACAAatgtaacgcaattacagtaatgcatTACCTTGTAATGCGTTTTCTCCCACAACACTGGTCATAAGACAAAAGAACAGAAACACTTTATAGCACAATGGCCATGCACGTGTTCTTTGGggttttttatgtcagaatttCTTATTTTTCAGGCAATAGTTGCATTAAATCTTAAACACTTTGCTGTCTGTTTGTGAAgattaaccctcctgttatccttgggtcaaatttgacccgttttcaaagtttctatatcataaatttgggtttctttcaaccaaagtGCCCAAATATAACATGAATGGTtccaaaaaatgtaaattgttTCAAAAAAGTAACGTTACACTGACAAAACTTTGACATACAGTAAACCCGTCTGTGTTTATCCACTCACACACATCTTCTGATCTTAACAATTAGtcaaaatatttcataatttctgatttttttttaactcaaaaattaggtataatttcatataaatgaagtTTGTTGACCATTGAATTCCAACAAGAAATGTACAACTAGTGGTAAaaagttggaatgaagttggctaagaagatgCAACgcagaattgggtgataatttatactttatatttcataaacaggtaatGTTAAAACAGacggaggacaacacaagggttaacagaaaGTGACATTCCTGAATCGCTGTTGGATTAACATGCATTAGCACATGAATTGTATAATTTCCTGTTAGTATAAAATGGTAAGAGTAGGCAGATTTCCTCTATTCTAACTGCAAACACTGCAAATAATACAATTAGTATATGTTATATAATGTATAATTGGGACACTGCTGCTTCTGACCATTGTTACCATCTGCTTATGCAGCTTTACTTTCTTTTGCATATCATCATGATTTTTGCAGACTTTTCCTGCTGCGTTACATCATTTCACTGTGTACGTGAATGATTCTGGCATTAACTACTGTAAAATCACAGACACTAAGGCGAAGGTGAGTCATGTACAACTGATTAATAGTTAATCAGTATGTGTCTGGCAGTtacagtttttagaaatgtcgttattttttttactgcaagACAAGGAGAACCTGTAATGCATATTTTCTCATGTTTCACAGTTCGTGACAATGtgtgaatgtttgttttgtgcCGTAAAGGTTTATATCTTTTGACGGGGCTCATCTGTGAAGAAAAACCTAAGCTAAACCAACCTGTTCACCTAAAAGGATAAAACAAAAGCAGTACCATAAAAGACTTACCCTCCAGGGAAACCCAGCAGACCGTCAAAGCGCATTTGCATCTGTAGGAAGTGACAGAGGATGTTATACGCTCCCACTGATGCATccatacacagagacagagctaCCTGGACACAAACAGGAGTGTGTTTTTATGCAGGCAGAAACAATGAAGGGTGAAAGGTGTACATCACTTGTGCATGCAATATTTtccatctacacacacacacacacacacacacacacacacacacacacacacacacacacacacacacacaggtttgtggcactacccttaccctaaccatcacaactaaatgcctaaccctaacccttaccctcaccataacctaattatatccctaatcctacaaccaagtcttaacccttaaacagccctttaaacttgtggggtccagcattttggccacacacacacacacacacacacacacacacacacacacacacacacacacacacacacacacacacacacacacacacacacacacactgatgcatccatacacagagacagagctcCTTGGACACAAACAGGAGTGTGTTTTTATGCAGGCAGAAACACTGAAAGGTGTACATCACTTGTGCATGCAATCTTttccacacgcacgcacgcacgcacacacacacacgcgcgcgcgcacacacacacacacacacacacacacacacacacacacacacacacacacacagagtgctcTTTCTCACCAGTATGATATGTCGGATAGGAAGTctcccaaacagctgactttTCGTGTCACAGTAGAGCATCACATGACATGCATGCCTGCAGCCTGAGCACGCCAACGCCTCCGCCCTCGACAGCTGTCCACTCGCCATCTACaagtatacacacaaacacagtgcaaAATTACACAGGCTCAGTTCAGTGCTAACTGATCACTCTGCATGGCTGCCCCCTTTTCACGTGCATAGACAGTGAAATTAAGGTCACGTGCTGCCAATGTGACTGCATCCAAACACACTTGATCTCTTTGTTTTTATCTCATCTCATATGCTGAGTTAGCATACCTGAGTGAAACCTACTGATTGGCTTGATGGCCTGTGGGCTTGTATGCAGAAAAGCTTTGGGAAGGCTATGCAGAACCAGGAAGCTTAAAGGAAGATCATCTGTGTGACTTGTATTAAAACAGCTTTAGCTCCCTCTGCTGTTGTGGAGTGGGGCTGACAACTTGGGGAATCCCTGCGTTGTACTCAACCTTTCATGTTGTACATATCTATTACAATAATTAATGTATTTCATACCTCCTACTTGttctttaagtacatttttatatatattcatCTTATTCTAATGTTGATTATTGTGATAACTATGTGAACATGATGAAATTAGGCAGTTGTAACTCATTTGGCATCATTGTGACATGGCCTACTATTTAAAAACATCTATATTTTTACTCAGTGGGAATgacaataatatattttttaggaAGACAATCGCTTAATCTAggtcttttaattttttattttttttggctgaTAATGTTATCACTGTGGCCCCAAAAAGATTTGCTATTATAAGGAACGCCATTCGAAGTTGGTGTTATCTAactactaataaatacttttgtATTGTATAGTTACAGTGAACCACCTCTTCTTCACTGTTCTTTGTCTTGGAATGACACCTTTCTGGATGTAATCCATTTTTGGGGAAGGTTTGTATcaagtggaaaaaaacacttttcatttcaatttctGCTGTAAGCctactgttatttttttataaacattttgCCAGATTTACATTGTAACATTTCCGTTCATTGTTTTCACGTTGTTTTATTTATGAGCCACACACATTAACTACCGCAAAAAAAATGCCCTTTCCTAACGTGATCTGACAAAGTGCTGTCTCATTCTTCAGTCATCATTTTTTGAGTCAGTTCAGTGCACGGATGTAGGTTCAGTGCTGGATCGGTCTTTAATCGTTTGGTGACGCTTTTGACACTGATTGGCTGTAGAAGCTAGTAGTTTTGTCAGTCCCCCCCACCGACCAATCAGCGGTGGCTACTGGTTAGCGTACATCTGACTCCCTTACATTACAAGCGGCTATTTCAACGACATTATTTGTAGCGTTATAAAGGTTAGTGTACCTCCAAAGGCAATATACGGTCAACACAGACCTAACGTATACATTGTACCCGTCGAGCAGGACCATAAAGGTACATTGCTAACTATTTACGACTAGCGTTACCAGACACTAACGTTATCCGACGGTGTTCAACGTATTCAACGTTAGCTTCCTGGTTTTAATTTAAACCCCAGTTAACATTAGGTAAGTAAGCTACACGTGTTGTTGTGTTAGTGTACACGGACCTATAACACTAGTATTACACAAGTAGTAACTTTATGCACGGTTTGCTATTTTGTAAACTTACTGATTTTCGTGTAATTCTTGCTGCATTTAGGTGTTCTAATCAGAAATCAGAAAAATGAGACTTGGACTGGGAGAATCTCTGGTCTCTTATTTTTAATGCGTGCATATTTTGTTATAgttttttcagtcttcatgtAAAGCATTTTGGTAAACTCACATGTGCTAAATATGCTACAGGTTGGTACATAGCAACAACAATAATTGTTATTCTTGATATGTATgtttattagtagtagtagcagaATTAACCTATAGTTGTAGTATTGTTCCTTTAGTTTTTAACAGGTATATTTAAACGAGAATGCAGGTTTATTTACTGACATATTCTCTAATCCAAAACAGAAAGGTAACCTCACAAGTGCTAAGCAATATTTAAAGTTATGTCCCTTATGTTCTGGGAtgttatatgtttattttttttccttcacaaAGTGAGTAGTGAAATACTTTACAAACAACTTTAGGGTAAAATCTTTTTTCCTTTAGAGTGTAACGTTACTCTTGTACTGTTTTACCAGTTACGTTGACTGTTTTTCATATCGCAGGTGAATCAGAATGGCCCAGGGGATACCAGATAAGATAATGACTAATACTACACTGATAAAAGACTTGGCGGACGTGGCAAAAGATGCAGCACTTCTGCAGGGTGTTCTAATGCGGATCCACGAGACCCCCAACTCATCAGAGGTAGGAAGTGAAAACTGAGACATTTAGTTGGCCTGCACAGACTATGATAATATACTTAACAtaagccagaccttcctccacagcgctgcagaggaaggtctggcgagtccacacagcattctgggatgggtgtaaaatgtgctctggttcattggcatttctttaaaccaatcacaatcatcttgggcggtgctaagcactgcaaaatagcctcgggaaggaacttgttttgatggaacgtgtacgttcaaaggttgttttttgtcgtgcaacagaaaactcagattggacagatagtctagctagctgtctggatttaccctgcagagatctgaggagcagttaaccatagtcctcataaatccaccggagtttaaaattaaaacacaaagaagcggaaggtaacgggatATCCAAAAACGGACAtctgaaaagagtgacatcaggcggaatttccggcagaacgagagcaatcACAGAAGTAGATTGTTGTGCATATAGACTATATGtaacataatataaaaaataacattgcCTGGCATTGGCATCTGCCAATTCAGAGACCTTCTCTGCATAATGCAATACCCTTCACCTTGCAACGGCTGTCTCTCTTATGAGGAAACCTGTTCAGCTTTAAACTTCAGATTCACATTACCTTATTTTCCTGCACAAACTTCATTTGTGCAGTGGGCACATAAGAGAAATACAGCAATCATAGACGATCAatgatgtaaatgtaaatattaagGTACTACAATTGCATAAATAGTCATACAGGTCCAGAATCTGAGAGGGTTATCCTGAAACAAAGGGAAAAGTAAAGAAATAAGATTCCGTGGCTTGCTGCCTGCCCTTCTATTTTAAAATATGACCAACAACaaatccaaaaataaaaataaatcacagtcCGCTTGACAAATTCTGATCAAGTAGGATTATTTTCCATTACTACCTCACTTACTGTATATAGAAAACTTCCCAAGTTCATAAGCTTCAATGTGagcccaagatgacattttTCATCTTAAAAATTACACTTCCTGTGGCCTAACTTCTTCATTATACctcaaaaaaactgaattttcaGTCACGAGCCTTCCAGATGGGGCTATGCATATTAGGTTCAGACAGGAGGTGGAAGCACCCCGAAGCACCCTGAAACCTCCTGCGCCTTTTCGGTGGCCATGCTGTTTTATTTAATGGCTGTCTTCATCCGCCTATATGCCTACCGTCATCTGTCTACTGAACTCTTGACCTGTTGGGCTATGCATCAGTCCCTTTTCCATTATTTATTAACCATGTCACTTTGTAACTGGTGGCAATAATCGCCACATATCTCCTAAACCCTGCTGATTCTTTGGCATAGCGTAAAGGCCGCCAAAGCCCAAGGTTCACTACACAGAGAGAGGTTAAGAATGTGCATCTTGTTGTGCTTTAAGATCCCTGTAATAAAGTTATAATCACTCAAGTAGTATCTCCTATGCATGAGTGAATACCGGTAAAAACTGTTTAACGTAATCCAGCAACCACAGTGAATGTGCCTATTTTAAGTTATTGTACTGATTCTTCTGATATGAAATAACTcaataaattttttttcttatggtGTTGGGTGAGGGGCTTGTACAATAGTTATCAAACCAGGGCTCCCTctctttattttcaattttcattCATGCGAACCAATTTCATCAATTTCTATAGCAACTAGATCTGAACATGTATTTGTGTGATGTGAAAAGGTGAGCCCCAGCCAGtaagagaggacattatttcatATCAGTGGGCTGTTAAGCCATTAAAACTGCCCTGTTCAATGTGAAGTAATGTTAGGAATGTGTTCTGCTTTCGGGTACGGGATTTGGCACAGAACTTTATTAAGCCTGTGTTTGCAGTTACAGGAATTCTTAGCCCAAgtgcttgttttcattcctcaCATTCCATGTccagtgcttgtgttttgtgATGAATAGTTTTTTGAAGTCAGCATTCCTTTCTTACATTTTACAACTTGTCTTTCAGTTGGTGACGTACGCTCCATTCACACTCTTCCCCACACCTGTGCCTAAGGCTGTGTTCCTCCAGGCTCTGGCAGTGCAAACACACTACAATACACTGGTGGACAAGATCAGCCAGGATCCAGACTTTCTGGAAGAGGCTCTGGCTAGGTAGGATATGAGCCAACAATAATTACGGCAATCGGTAGCTTGGAAATGTGGCTACGCGGTGTAGTTTCAAGTTGCAGCATAGCATGCCAATATTATACTTCTATACAATTATGTGGGTGAATCTGTGACAACTAATGTAAAATTTTGATTAAATAGTTTCAGGATTTTAACAGGGTGACATTCTTTGTTTATAGCACCATTGCGGTGGATGATTTCACTGCAAGGCTTTTCAGGATCCACCAACAAATCCTAAAAGAAGGCAGGTCTCAGGTATGTCGTCTTAGCCACAAACAACCGAAATACGATGTTGCTTGCAAGACACATAACATTTCTGATGTCTTGATTATGTTTCAAGATGAATAGTTGTGCTGTCTGCTATTgcaaagtgttttttgttttttgttttaccaATCCAGTTAAACACTGAAGGTCTTGCTTTCCACGGTTTTACTAAAGCTGTGGCATTTTAGCCTTAATGTTCAGCAATGCAatcacacattacacattagaCACAACGAGTCTGCATAAACCAGCTACCCTTGGACTTTCAATACATGACAGGAGGCCTTGTCAGATACTGTAGCGGTCCATCTTCAGAAAGGCTGATCATTCAGCAGCTGTCTACATCTGAATTTAGATATGAACATACCTACCTACATACTTGGATTGAGATTGTATAGCATTTTATAGAGTTTACTAGTTATCAACCAGTTTATTAGAAGTTGGTAATCTTCCTGATTTAACTATGTGCAAGTGACTTCTTTTCTGTTGCCACTTTAATCCTCAGACTGATTTTGCGTGAGTCTAAATGGCGGTTCTTTGTCTTCTTTCTAGTCTATTGCGTTGGGTCTCAATCGGTCCGACTACATGCTGGACCAGGGAGATGATGGCTCTTCGTCTTTGAAGCAGATAGA
This window contains:
- the zgc:103759 gene encoding U8 snoRNA-decapping enzyme isoform X1, producing MASGQLSRAEALACSGCRHACHVMLYCDTKSQLFGRLPIRHIILVALSLCMDASVGAYNILCHFLQMQMRFDGLLGFPGGFVKPLEETLEAGLSRELLEELGVALPISVEDHADSCYAPASSHSSSSPSSRLITHFYVKKMEEEQIREVERAAASTATDHGQEVLGMVRVPLYTTKGGGGLAAFLSHSFIGNARLQLADSLLRLNLVAPEELHKALTHSLKIHTHTAEDLQVAFALTEEKRKRF
- the zgc:103759 gene encoding U8 snoRNA-decapping enzyme isoform X2, which produces MASGQLSRAEALACSGCRHACHVMLYCDTKSQLFGRLPIRHIILMQMRFDGLLGFPGGFVKPLEETLEAGLSRELLEELGVALPISVEDHADSCYAPASSHSSSSPSSRLITHFYVKKMEEEQIREVERAAASTATDHGQEVLGMVRVPLYTTKGGGGLAAFLSHSFIGNARLQLADSLLRLNLVAPEELHKALTHSLKIHTHTAEDLQVAFALTEEKRKRF